In one Elusimicrobia bacterium HGW-Elusimicrobia-1 genomic region, the following are encoded:
- a CDS encoding DNA repair protein RadA: MKTKNIFRCRECGFSSAKWLGRCPECGKWNSFDEELLSQKTQPVRRTLTDFSSEVSPIDKISAGSFARTPTGIGEVDRILGGGVVDGSMVLLGGPPGIGKSTLMLEISAALAAVSGPVLYVSGEESPGQIKNRADRVSASRDGIFVLCETNLENIVEAIGRLSPRHVVIDSIQTVYRPDLAGAPGTVSQVRECAAEMLKIAKSRGISVFLLGHVTKEGDLAGPRVLEHIVDTVLYFESEKQQIYRILRVNKNRFGPAAEIGVFEMKETGLEGVSNPSALFLRERGDAAASGSVVTVSIEGSRPILVEIQSLVTKANYGVPRRQANGIDYNRMVMLIAVLERRCGFHLEFQDVYLNVAGGLKLKSTAEDLAAAVSVASASSDFTVPVSVVAVGEVGLSGEIRAVSRLGDRLKEAEAMGFHEAVVPKSGLSRATLPKKIKIHPASTLAEAVEILRERGRKS; this comes from the coding sequence ATGAAAACAAAAAACATCTTCCGCTGCCGCGAGTGCGGTTTTTCTTCGGCCAAATGGCTGGGTAGATGTCCCGAATGCGGCAAGTGGAATTCCTTCGACGAAGAACTTCTCTCCCAAAAAACGCAGCCGGTCCGCCGCACTCTCACCGATTTCTCCTCCGAAGTTTCTCCGATAGATAAAATATCGGCCGGCAGTTTCGCGCGCACTCCCACCGGCATAGGCGAGGTCGACAGAATTCTGGGAGGCGGCGTTGTCGACGGGAGCATGGTGCTTCTGGGCGGTCCGCCGGGCATAGGCAAATCGACTCTGATGCTTGAGATTTCAGCGGCGCTTGCCGCCGTTTCGGGGCCAGTTCTCTACGTCTCCGGCGAAGAATCCCCCGGGCAGATAAAGAATCGCGCCGACCGAGTGTCGGCTTCGAGGGACGGTATATTCGTCCTGTGCGAAACTAATCTTGAAAATATAGTGGAGGCGATAGGACGCTTATCGCCCAGACACGTCGTAATAGATTCCATCCAGACGGTGTACCGCCCCGATTTGGCCGGCGCTCCCGGCACTGTTTCGCAAGTCAGGGAATGCGCCGCCGAAATGCTCAAAATTGCCAAATCGCGGGGCATCTCGGTATTTTTGCTCGGCCACGTCACCAAAGAAGGCGATCTCGCCGGGCCGCGCGTGCTTGAGCATATCGTCGACACGGTGCTTTATTTTGAGTCGGAGAAGCAGCAAATTTACAGAATTTTGCGGGTCAACAAAAACCGTTTCGGCCCGGCCGCGGAAATCGGCGTTTTTGAAATGAAGGAGACGGGACTCGAAGGTGTGTCCAATCCGTCGGCGCTGTTTTTAAGGGAACGTGGGGATGCGGCGGCTTCCGGTTCGGTCGTCACTGTTTCCATCGAGGGTTCGCGCCCGATTCTCGTGGAAATACAATCTCTGGTGACAAAAGCAAACTACGGCGTGCCGCGCCGCCAGGCCAACGGCATCGACTATAACAGAATGGTCATGCTCATAGCGGTGCTTGAGCGCAGGTGCGGTTTTCATCTTGAATTCCAGGACGTTTATCTGAATGTCGCCGGAGGACTTAAATTAAAAAGTACCGCCGAAGATCTTGCCGCGGCGGTGTCGGTGGCTTCGGCGTCGTCGGATTTTACGGTGCCGGTTTCGGTCGTTGCCGTCGGCGAAGTAGGACTCTCCGGAGAAATCCGGGCGGTCTCGCGGCTCGGCGACCGTCTCAAAGAAGCGGAAGCGATGGGTTTCCACGAAGCCGTAGTTCCCAAAAGCGGGCTTTCGCGCGCAACACTGCCTAAAAAAATAAAAATACACCCGGCGTCCACGCTTGCCGAGGCCGTGGAAATTTTAAGAGAAAGAGGACGAAAATCATGA